In a genomic window of Helianthus annuus cultivar XRQ/B chromosome 10, HanXRQr2.0-SUNRISE, whole genome shotgun sequence:
- the LOC110883048 gene encoding uncharacterized protein LOC110883048, whose product MDPFNNPENPNTSNNPNTPNNPTQPNVFSVPGYYPTLEPNQFSQYSSNAFASFQQSPNLFAQISQNQALQQMMMRGAWNFPPVQPQPIPTPPVQPQPIPTQSKPEDDVEIVPETQPPKGKGKRNKGKQVVGDQTSKPKAIKWTPIEEEALAKAFIGTSDNPVKGNNQPGDGFWSKVLAKFLVMMDQGPYRDIDSVSSKWRKLNSAINRFCEEYNKLYTSDRRSGWNDEDMFKMALEKYKQNHGSNFPHVRAWMVVKDDPKWAPIPNEVAMAKHQKTSETGSLSAGGSDARCHINLNDDADYDEDEYNVREPERPPGRDKTKKERAKGKEKEKVDPNMVEFMEHLKVYNDISAQKTKAKERAVEEKSRASDEKLKEKVRLSNEKIRISDEKIRLKEWEIMKINVEDEPEPKCSMLKKLQHDIMKKHQII is encoded by the exons ATGGATCCGTTCAACAACCCGGAGAACCCGAACACTTCGAACAACCCAAATACTCCCAACAATCCGACCCAACCTAATGTTTTTTCGGTTCCGGGATATTATCCAACGctagaaccgaaccaattctcgCAATATTCATCGAACGCGTTTGCTTCATTCCAACAATCGCCAAACCTATTCGCTCAAATCTCCCAAAATCAAGCCCTTCAACAAATGATGATGCGGGGTGCTTGGAACTTCCCACCCGTTCAACCTCAACCGATCCCCACACCCCCCGTTCAACCTCAACCGATCCCGACCCAATCCAAACCCGAAGACGATGTGGAGATTGTGCCCGAAACCCAACCGCCTAAAGGGAAAGGAAAACGAAACAAAGGCAAACAAGTGGTGGGTGATCAAACGTCGAAACCGAAGGCGATTAAGTGGACCCCAATCGAAGAAGAAGCCTTAGCCAAGGCTTTCATTGGCACTTCCGACAACCCGGTAAAAG gTAATAACCAACCGGGTGACGGGTTTTGGTCCAAGGTATTGGCCAAGTTTCTCGTCATGATGGACCAAGGCCCGTATAGAGATATCGACTCGGTTTCCTCGAAGTGGCGAAAATTGAACTCGGCCATTAATCGGTTTTGCGAGGAGTATAACAAATTATATACAAGTGACCGTCGTAGCGGGTGGAACGACGAGGATATGTTCAAAATGGCATTGGAAAAGTATAAGCAAAATCATGGTTCCAACTTTCCTCACGTTCGCGCGTGGATGGTTGTAAAAGACGACCCAAAATGGGCGCCCATTCCTAACGAGGTGGCGATGGCGAAACACCAAAAAACATCGGAAACGGGTAGTTTAAGCGCCGGTGGATCGGACGCGAGGTgtcacataaacttaaatgatGACGCCGACTATGACGAAGACGAGTATAACGTACGTGAACCCGAGCGTCCACCGGGCCGAGACAAAACAAAGAAGGAGCGGGCCaagggaaaagaaaaggaaaaggtggaCCCGAACATGGTTGAGTTTATGGAACACCTAAAAGTGTACAACGACATCTCTGCCCAAAAGACGAAGGCGAAGGAGCGGGCCGTCGAAGAAAAAAGTCGTGCATCGGACGAAAAGTTAAAAGAGAAGGTCCGATTGTCGAATGAGAAAATCCGAATTTCCGATGAAAAAATTCGGCTTAAGGAATGGGAAATAATGAAGATTAATGTCGAGGACGAACCCGAGCCGAAATGTTCGATGTTGAAAAAATTACAACACGACATCatgaaaaaacatcaaattatttaa
- the LOC110883046 gene encoding uncharacterized protein LOC110883046, giving the protein MTENHDFKAPRPMTNKKGQDPNLYCDFHKDSGHLTDDCYSLRQEIEKALKSGKLSHLVKNVRKETRQLQRHDEGNHKKVRRLETHMVNGPRYSVKEKGKRPYEPSWQEQQVIFPVVRGGPRATRPVVITGIIGHYETEYIFIDPGSTTDIIYEQCFNQFDEEDKARLEPVDYPLSGFCNEMVFPLGQISFPVTLSDGKHSRTTNVNFMVMPVKSRHDVLIGRET; this is encoded by the coding sequence atgacggagaacCATGATTTCAAGGCTCCCAGACCTATGACAAACAAGAAGGGGCAAGACCCCAACTTGTACTGTGATTTTCATAAAGACTCAGGGCACTTGACCGATGATTGCTATAGTTTGCGCCAAGAGATCGAGAAAGCGCTAAAGAGCGGTAAGCTAAGCCACTTGGTGAAGAACGTGCGCAAAGAAACTCGTCAGCTCCAACGCCATGACGAAGGAAATCACAAGAAAGTCCGACGCTTAGAGAcccacatggtcaacggaccgaGATACAGCGTAAAAGAGAAAGGCAAACGCCCCTATGAGCCTTCATGGCAAGAGCAACAGGTCATTTTCCCGGTAGTGCGCGGCGGTCCTCGCGCCACACgacccgtcgtcattaccggTATCATCGGCCATTATGAAACGGAGTACATATTCATTGATCCAGGAAGTACAACTGACATCATTTATGAACAGTGTTTTAACCAATTTGATGAAGAGGACaaagcgagactcgagccagtTGATTATCCTTTGTCCggattttgcaacgagatggttttCCCACTTGGTCAGATCAGCTTCCCCGTCACACTATCTGACGGGaagcattcaagaacaacaaatgtgaattTCATGGTGATGCCCGTCAAGTCGAGGCATGATGTGTTAATTGGGAGGGAAACCTAA
- the LOC110886215 gene encoding lipase-like PAD4: MEAEASSFETSEMLARFLGSTPMLTESWNLCARSNVMAPQGFLIDEVGGVTYVAFSGVQSLDGLEPRCGNLVPLSVASAGVSPVYGGADGGMFSALQKQSDENSVMVDAGLLQLFLNIYHTPVFQNQMFEIKKKQKPVVFTGHSIGGAIAALSSLWLLSYYQSISSPPSVICFTYGSPLIGNERLSRAIHQQRWGGNFCHLVSKFDIMPRLLFAPLAPITNHLNTLLKSWQLTMNSPFLIRDLGNQLVELEKSDLFRFVLHYVEATARSLEVGANSFVPFGNFMFCSSDGAVCVDETVAIVRMLHLTFASSSPSSSIDDHLEYGTYVEKISLQFLNRSGDELCESNTYEAGVTLASQSVSTGQEHMVKPIKDCLRVARRIGPTPNLNSAKLAIGLSKIAPLRAQIEWYKALCDESDDQLGYYDSFKLRGASKRDFKVLMNRVKLGEFWNNVIDMLEKNQLPHDFHKRAKWVYASQSYKLLVEPLDIAEYYRSGEYRKKGHYLKHGRARRYEIFDKWWRERDIYGENGNSSNNRSKFASLTQDSRFWAKVEEARNWVESVKCERDPQELTVLWANIEKFEQYARGMVERKEVSIDVLAKNSSYMRLLEDLRILRLQLPYFSPQIYGVLDRKVLP; this comes from the exons ATGGAAGCAGAAGCTTCATC GTTCGAGACCAGTGAGATGCTAGCAAGGTTTTTGGGGTCAACCCCTATGTTGACCGAGTCATGGAACCTCTGTGCACGATCAAACGTCATGGCCCCTCAAGGGTTCTTGATCGATGAAGTGGGTGGTGTTACGTATGTAGCCTTTTCAGGGGTCCAATCGTTGGATGGATTGGAACCCCGTTGCGGGAATCTGGTCCCGCTGTCGGTCGCCTCCGCCGGAGTCTCTCCGGTCTACGGTGGTGCCGACGGTGGGATGTTTTCCGCGTTGCAGAAACAGAGTGATGAAAATTCAGTGATGGTTGATGCTGGTTTGCTTCAACTGTTTTTGAATATTTATCACACACCTGTGTTTCAAAATCAG ATGTTTGAAATTAAGAAGAAACAGAAACCGGTAGTGTTTACTGGACACTCAATCGGGGGCGCGATCGCCGCGTTGTCATCGCTATGGTTGTTATCGTATTATCAATCGATTTCGTCTCCGCCTTCGGTAATTTGCTTCACCTACGGGTCACCGTTGATCGGGAACGAGCGGCTTTCGAGAGCTATCCACCAGCAACGATGGGGCGGGAACTTTTGCCACTTAGTGTCGAAATTCGACATCATGCCGCGGTTGTTGTTTGCGCCATTGGCTCCGATTACCAACCACCTTAACACGCTGTTGAAGTCTTGGCAGTTGACGATGAATTCGCCTTTCTTGATTCGTGATCTTGGGAATCAGCTTGTGGAGCTTGAGAAATCGGACTTGTTTCGTTTTGTGCTTCATTATGTTGAGGCGACTGCACGGTCGCTGGAGGTGGGTGCGAATTCGTTTGTGCCGTTTGGGAATTTTATGTTTTGTTCGAGTGATGGGGCGGTTTGTGTTGATGAAACTGTTGCGATAGTTAGAATGCTTCATTTGACGTTTGCGTCTAGCTCTCCGAGTTCTAGCATTGATGATCACCTCGAGTATGGAACTTATGTTGAAAAGATTAGCTTGCAGTTTTTGAACCGCAGCGGAGACGAGTTATGTGAGTCTAACACCTACGAAGCCGGAGTTACACTGGCATCACAGTCGGTGTCAACGGGTCAA GAACACATGGTTAAACCCATTAAAGATTGCCTAAGGGTCGCTAGGCGAATAGGGCCTACACCGAACCTCAATAGTGCGAAACTAGCTATTGGTTTATCGAAGATAGCGCCACTACGAGCACAGATCGAGTGGTACAAAGCTCTGTGCGACGAATCTGACGACCAACTCGGTTACTACGATTCATTCAAACTAAGAGGCGCATCCAAACGAGACTTTAAAGTTTTGATGAACCGAGTGAAACTTGGTGAGTTTTGGAACAACGTCATCGACATGTTGGAAAAGAATCAACTCCCTCACGACTTCCATAAACGAGCCAAATGGGTATACGCGTCACAATCCTATAAGCTCCTCGTTGAGCCACTAGACATTGCCGAATATTATCGCAGTGGTGAGTACCGTAAAAAGGGACATTATTTGAAACACGGACGAGCACGAAGGTATGAAATCTTTGATAAATGGTGGAGGGAACGAGACATATACGGGGAAAACGGTAACTCTAGCAATAATAGGAGTAAGTTCGCGAGTCTAACACAAGACTCGCGTTTTTGGGCCAAAGTAGAGGAGGCTAGAAATTGGGTGGAGAGTGTAAAGTGTGAGAGGGACCCCCAGGAGCTCACGGTTTTGTGGGCGAATATCGAGAAGTTTGAGCAATACGCGAGGGGTATGGTCGAGCGAAAAGAGGTTTCTATCGACGTTTTGGCCAAAAACTCGAGCTACATGCGGTTGTTGGAAGATCTAAGGATCCTAAGATTGCAATTGCCGTATTTTTCTCCTCAAATTTATGGTGTTTTGGATAGGAAGGTTTTACCATAG